Sequence from the Burkholderia stabilis genome:
CGCGGCAGGGCGAGCTGCTGCAGCTCGACCGGCTCGCGCAGGCGCTGCATCTCGAGAACTTCGCGCTGCTCGGCGCGGAGCGCGAGTGGCTGTTTCTCAACGTCCATCCGGGCGTGCTCACCGACCCGTTCCAGGCGGCCGCGCTGCTCGCGAACTTGAAGCGGCTCGGCATGCCGGCGCGCCGCATCGTGCTCGAAGTGCTCGAGCAGCGCGCGGACGACGTCGAGCGGCTCGCCGAGGCCGTGCGCGAATTCCGCACGCACGGCTTCCTGATCGCGCTCGACGATTTCGGCGCGGGCCACTCGAATATCGAGCGGATCTGGCAGCTGAACCCGGACATCGTGAAGCTCGACCGGATCATGCTGTCGCACGCGGCGCACCGCACGGGGCTCACCGCGATCCTGCACGGGCTCGTGACGCTCCTGCACGAGGCCGGCAAGCTCGTGCTCGTCGAGGGGATCGAGACCGAGCACGAAGCGCAGATCGCGCTGTCGTGCGAGGCCGATTTCGTGCAGGGCTACTACTTCGGCCGCCCGGCGCCGGGGCTGCCCGACAGCGCGGCCGCGACGGGCTGCATCGGCGAGCTGACCGAGCGCTTCCGTCAGCAGACCGAGGCGCGCGAGCGGCGCGATGCGCAGCGGCTCGCGCCGTACCTGCGCGCGTTCGAGCGTGCGGCCGAGCGCCTCGCGGCCGGCGAGCCGCTCGACGAGGTGTGCTGGAACTTCCTCGCGCTCGACGCCGCCG
This genomic interval carries:
- a CDS encoding EAL domain-containing protein; protein product: MTIVQQERPAAASPYRFEREMSSGLERLATQHRDLTLTTVFQPIFSLSHQRAVGYEALLRAHDALDRAVSPLDVFGEAARQGELLQLDRLAQALHLENFALLGAEREWLFLNVHPGVLTDPFQAAALLANLKRLGMPARRIVLEVLEQRADDVERLAEAVREFRTHGFLIALDDFGAGHSNIERIWQLNPDIVKLDRIMLSHAAHRTGLTAILHGLVTLLHEAGKLVLVEGIETEHEAQIALSCEADFVQGYYFGRPAPGLPDSAAATGCIGELTERFRQQTEARERRDAQRLAPYLRAFERAAERLAAGEPLDEVCWNFLALDAAARCFLLDAHGRQSGRNVVLRADRALSEARFSPLADAQGANWLRRPYFRTAIAEPGRVQVTRPYLSINEAQPCVTLSVAVRVGDAQRVLCGDIDWSDDEAAAG